A genomic window from Tolypothrix sp. PCC 7910 includes:
- a CDS encoding HesA/MoeB/ThiF family protein, protein MVNLTPTELERYSRQMMLPNFGELAQKRLKSATVLVTGVGGLGGTAALYLAVAGVGRLILVRGGDLRLDDMNRQVLMTDDWVGQPRVFKAKETLEAINPDVQVEAVHDYITPENVDALVQSADMALDCAHNFTERNLLNAACVRWRKPMVEAAMDGMEAYLTTIIPGVTPCLSCLFPEKPDWDRRGFSVLGAVSGTLACLTALEAIKLITGFSQPLLSQLLTIDLARMEFAKRRSHRDRACPVCGNSAPWRYAQSGSMEPTSNFTK, encoded by the coding sequence GTGGTAAACCTAACGCCTACCGAATTAGAACGCTATAGTCGCCAAATGATGCTCCCTAATTTTGGCGAATTAGCTCAGAAGCGCCTGAAGTCAGCGACGGTTCTGGTTACAGGTGTGGGGGGATTAGGCGGTACAGCGGCGCTTTACCTAGCTGTAGCGGGCGTTGGGCGGCTAATCCTAGTACGGGGTGGTGACCTGCGGCTAGATGATATGAATCGTCAAGTTCTCATGACAGACGATTGGGTAGGTCAGCCAAGGGTATTCAAAGCTAAAGAAACTTTGGAAGCGATTAATCCTGATGTCCAAGTGGAAGCAGTTCATGATTACATCACCCCGGAAAATGTAGACGCGTTGGTACAGTCCGCTGATATGGCTCTTGACTGCGCCCACAATTTTACAGAGCGTAATTTGTTGAATGCGGCTTGTGTGCGTTGGCGTAAGCCGATGGTGGAAGCAGCAATGGACGGAATGGAGGCTTACCTGACTACGATTATTCCTGGTGTGACTCCTTGCTTGTCTTGTCTGTTTCCAGAAAAGCCTGATTGGGATCGGCGTGGCTTTTCAGTTCTGGGGGCCGTTTCTGGAACATTGGCTTGTTTAACAGCACTAGAAGCGATCAAGCTGATCACTGGGTTTAGTCAACCGTTACTGTCACAACTGTTGACAATAGACCTAGCTCGGATGGAATTTGCCAAACGGCGTTCTCACCGCGATCGCGCTTGTCCTGTCTGCGGAAATAGCGCACCCTGGAGATACGCACAATCAGGTTCTATGGAACCCACCAGTAATTTCACAAAATAA
- the nifW gene encoding nitrogenase-stabilizing/protective protein NifW — MSRNIDEFKKLVDAEEFFQFFEMPYDQTFVNVNRLHILKKFSQFMREVDENSPDLKPEEKLEQYAIALQKAYEVFIESTPQEQKLFKVFNDKPKNVVKLTEITSD; from the coding sequence ATGAGCCGCAATATTGATGAGTTTAAAAAACTCGTAGACGCAGAGGAATTCTTTCAATTTTTTGAAATGCCCTACGACCAAACATTTGTGAATGTTAATCGTTTACATATTCTGAAAAAATTCTCTCAATTTATGAGAGAAGTTGATGAGAATTCTCCTGATTTAAAACCAGAAGAAAAACTCGAGCAATATGCCATAGCTTTGCAAAAAGCCTATGAGGTTTTTATCGAATCAACACCTCAAGAACAAAAGCTGTTTAAGGTGTTTAATGATAAGCCGAAAAATGTAGTCAAGCTGACAGAAATCACTTCTGATTAG
- a CDS encoding CCE_0567 family metalloprotein, which produces MTTEELKGKIRRLNSKAGQMKMDLHDLAEGLPTDFEKLMDVAAETYAIYRELDELKQQLKKMEKGE; this is translated from the coding sequence ATGACAACTGAAGAACTCAAGGGAAAAATCAGACGGCTCAATAGTAAAGCGGGTCAAATGAAAATGGATCTGCACGACTTAGCAGAGGGATTACCCACAGACTTTGAAAAATTGATGGATGTTGCAGCTGAAACTTATGCTATCTATCGCGAGCTAGATGAACTTAAGCAACAGCTTAAAAAAATGGAGAAGGGTGAATGA
- a CDS encoding NifX-associated nitrogen fixation protein, which produces MSIDNSVNGTASSTVSNSPFLKAIVQQIRGQDTYGTYRKWSDDLILKPYVVPKAKKREIPIDGDVDPITQARIMAFYRAVAACIEKETGLISQVVVDINHEGFGWVLVFTGRLLLVTRTLRDAHRFGFDSLEKVAEEGAKLIEKGIDLVNRFPEVGKL; this is translated from the coding sequence ATGAGTATAGATAATAGTGTTAACGGTACCGCCAGCAGTACAGTCTCCAACTCACCTTTCCTGAAGGCGATCGTCCAACAAATCCGGGGACAAGATACCTATGGAACATACCGGAAGTGGTCTGATGATTTGATTCTTAAACCCTATGTAGTTCCTAAAGCAAAGAAACGGGAAATTCCTATTGATGGTGATGTAGATCCGATTACTCAAGCACGGATAATGGCATTTTATCGAGCTGTAGCCGCTTGTATTGAAAAGGAAACAGGTCTAATATCCCAGGTTGTAGTTGATATCAACCACGAAGGGTTTGGTTGGGTACTTGTTTTCACTGGCCGCCTTTTGTTAGTCACAAGAACCTTACGTGATGCCCATCGCTTTGGCTTTGATTCCCTAGAAAAAGTTGCAGAAGAGGGAGCCAAGCTAATAGAAAAAGGCATCGATTTAGTAAATCGTTTCCCCGAAGTTGGCAAGCTTTAA
- the nifX gene encoding nitrogen fixation protein NifX yields the protein MKIAFTTSDRVHINAHFGWARQIEVYEVSDEGYTFVETLNFEGDLKEDGNEDKITPKLSALEDCTIVYVLAIGGSAAARLIKKGVTPIKARSEEEEIAEVLTKLVQTLKGNPPPWLRKALKQKDTSFADELENEATV from the coding sequence ATGAAGATTGCCTTTACGACAAGTGACCGAGTTCACATTAATGCTCACTTCGGATGGGCAAGACAAATTGAGGTTTATGAAGTCTCAGATGAGGGATATACATTTGTTGAGACTTTAAACTTTGAGGGCGACCTCAAAGAAGATGGTAACGAGGATAAAATCACACCTAAACTGTCAGCGCTAGAAGATTGCACAATTGTTTATGTATTAGCAATTGGTGGTAGCGCTGCTGCTCGTTTAATCAAAAAAGGTGTTACCCCAATTAAAGCGCGATCGGAAGAAGAAGAAATCGCGGAAGTGTTAACTAAACTAGTCCAAACACTCAAAGGTAATCCCCCACCTTGGTTGCGTAAAGCTTTAAAGCAAAAAGACACAAGCTTTGCTGATGAATTAGAAAATGAAGCAACAGTATGA
- the nifN gene encoding nitrogenase iron-molybdenum cofactor biosynthesis protein NifN → MAIVTTPNKPVTVNPLKQSQALGASLAFLGLKGMIPLFHGSQGCTAFAKVVLVRHFREAIPLATTAMTEVTTILGGEENVEQAILTLVEKSQPEIIGLCSTGLTETRGDDIERFLKEIRERHPELDKLPIVFAPTPDFKGALQDGFAVAVESIVKEIPRLCATRIEQVTILAGSSFTPGDIQEIKEMVTSFGLVPIVVPDLSASLDGHLEDSYSAITASGTTVAQLREVGGSAFTIALGESMRGAARILQERFGIPYEVFGQLTGLEPVDEFLQALAILSGNSVPEKYRRQRCQLQDAMLDTHFYFGAKRVSLALEPDLLWSTVHFLQSMGAQIHAAVTTTRSPLLEKLPIKSVTIGDLEDFEELAVGSDLLIGNSNVGAIAKRLSIPLYRLGIPIYDRLGNGQFTKVGYRGTMELLFGMGNLFLEAEEERVKNFHGDW, encoded by the coding sequence TGCTTTTGCCAAAGTTGTTTTAGTCAGGCATTTTCGGGAAGCAATTCCCCTAGCAACTACAGCCATGACAGAAGTGACTACCATTTTGGGCGGTGAAGAAAATGTGGAACAAGCAATTCTCACCCTGGTAGAAAAATCCCAACCAGAAATTATCGGTTTATGTAGCACTGGGTTAACAGAAACTCGAGGCGATGACATTGAACGTTTCCTGAAAGAGATTCGGGAACGTCACCCAGAATTAGATAAGCTACCAATTGTTTTTGCGCCCACACCTGATTTTAAAGGTGCTTTACAAGATGGTTTCGCTGTAGCAGTGGAAAGCATTGTTAAGGAAATTCCGCGACTTTGTGCTACCAGAATTGAACAAGTCACTATCTTGGCGGGTTCGTCTTTTACACCAGGTGACATCCAAGAAATTAAAGAAATGGTAACTAGCTTTGGGCTAGTTCCTATTGTTGTACCCGATTTAAGTGCTTCCTTAGATGGACATTTAGAAGATTCCTATAGCGCGATTACAGCCAGTGGAACAACAGTCGCTCAACTGCGCGAAGTTGGCGGTTCTGCTTTCACGATCGCACTTGGTGAAAGTATGCGCGGTGCAGCACGGATTCTGCAAGAACGGTTTGGCATTCCCTATGAAGTTTTTGGACAACTCACAGGCTTAGAACCTGTGGATGAGTTTTTGCAAGCTTTAGCGATTCTTAGCGGTAACAGCGTCCCGGAAAAATATCGCCGTCAACGTTGCCAACTGCAAGACGCAATGTTAGACACTCACTTTTATTTTGGTGCTAAACGCGTATCTTTAGCTTTAGAACCTGATTTGTTGTGGTCAACAGTGCATTTCTTGCAATCAATGGGAGCGCAAATTCATGCTGCAGTCACCACAACGCGATCGCCTCTGTTAGAAAAACTCCCCATTAAAAGCGTCACAATCGGGGATTTGGAAGACTTTGAGGAACTAGCAGTAGGCTCTGACTTGTTAATTGGCAATTCTAACGTAGGTGCGATCGCTAAACGGCTATCCATTCCCCTCTATCGCCTCGGAATACCCATTTACGATCGCTTAGGTAATGGTCAATTTACCAAAGTCGGCTACCGCGGCACAATGGAGCTTTTGTTTGGCATGGGCAACCTCTTTTTAGAAGCCGAAGAAGAGAGAGTAAAAAACTTCCACGGAGATTGGTAA